From Drosophila subpulchrella strain 33 F10 #4 breed RU33 unplaced genomic scaffold, RU_Dsub_v1.1 Primary Assembly Seq354, whole genome shotgun sequence, the proteins below share one genomic window:
- the LOC119560683 gene encoding lysosomal acid phosphatase: protein MDCKSRRGTKISVIALGSALCFVMMAYFVFGDSNDEQGLRNLRMISILFRHGAKNPSGFYPLDPHAAHDWQGGMGALTPKGSLQAYNLGKNLRMRYYRLLPSNSLYTQQQVHVLSSAAERCVMSAQSVLAGMMPPLENNNVLPIPWQPVAVNTLSRNDDILLAQKKPCLKYDHILQKLYKAPPAELQKLNENNLELYKLLTKNTGKNISNVLDVELLYGTLKTEEEAGLVLPDWTENIYPEEIRPLAERSYTLFTETNLMKRIKGGAFLTEILIKMQNKRKRNLNPDRKIFLYSGHDVTLVNVMNSLGILDQTTKLPEYASALAFELHHSKSFSDGDFEVKLVYYYNSEDKFPKELTIPNCDAPCSLTQFEASVKALLLDNYDETCENHPTDCKN from the exons ATGGACTGCAAATCGCGTCGCGGCACCAAAATATCGGTGATCGCCTTGGGAAGCGCCCTCTGTTTCGTTATGATGGCATACTTTGTGTTCGGCGATAGCAACGACGAGCAGGGTCTGCGGAATCTACGCATGATATCCATA CTGTTTCGACACGGGGCCAAGAATCCGAGTGGCTTCTATCCGCTGGATCCGCATGCTGCCCACGATTGGCAGGGCGGCATGGGGGCTCTCACACCG AAAGGCAGTCTGCAGGCGTACAACCTGGGGAAGAATCTGCGCATGCGCTACTACCGGCTGCTCCCCTCGAACAGCCTCTACACCCAGCAGCAGGTGCATGTCCTCAGTTCGGCGGCGGAACGCTGTGTG ATGAGCGCCCAGAGCGTCTTGGCGGGCATGATGCCGCCGCTGGAGAATAACAATGTTCTGCCCATCCCGTGGCAACCTGTGGCCGTGAATACGCTATCGCGAAATGATGATATT CTGTTGGCTCAAAAGAAACCCTGCTTGAAGTACGACCACATCCTGCAGAAACTCTACAAAGCTCCGCCTGCGGAACTTCAGAAACTGAACGAGAACAACCTGGAGTTGTACAAACTGTTAACAAAAAATACAGGCAAG AACATTTCAAATGTTCTGGACGTGGAACTACTATACGGCACGCTTAAAACCGAAGAGGAGGCTGGTCTGGTGCTGCCCGACTGGACTGAGAACATATATCCGGAAGAGATCAGACCGCTGGCTGAACGAAGCTATACGCTTTTCACAGAAACCAATCTGATGAAGCGGATTAAAGGTGGAGCTTTCCTCACGGAAATACTTATCAAAATGCAGAATAAGCGAAAGCGGAACCTGAATCCCGATCGAAAAATATTCCTGTACTCAGGTCATGATGTGACGTTGGTTAATGTAATGAATTCCCTGGGAATACTAGATCAGACTACAAAGCTTCCCGAATATGCATCGGCATTAGCGTTTGAGCTCCATCACAGCAAGTCTTTCAGTGATGGTGACTTCGAAGTGAAG ttGGTTTACTATTACAACAGCGAAGACAAGTTCCCCAAGGAGCTGACCATTCCCAATTGCGATGCACCTTGCTCGCTGACCCAGTTTGAAGCCTCTGTGAAGGCCCTACTCTTGGATAACTACGATGAGACCTGCGAAAATCATCCTACTGACTGCAAAAACTGA
- the LOC119560905 gene encoding uncharacterized protein LOC119560905 has protein sequence MSGSVLSRRILGYYEYFMPGIYDYPVTHSSAATISAYQLDSELDSGSSLWSIPDASANYVVGPLGVINYLSDVQTHLALPTIQNLETGLIFTTISSISQDSYYHQSLYDYGQVEDDLTDDEGYGYEIPQLDLGSERPTSESDGVEQEQVEESGDSQRSSKSYSSEESGSAEPVQTDEEVPRKRRKVSRKRIYKAEQGYLVEEPTSELSEDDTAEQPSIPRT, from the coding sequence ATGTCTGGATCAGTACTAAGCCGCAGGATTTTGGGATACTACGAGTACTTCATGCCCGGGATCTACGACTATCCAGTGACCCATAGTTCCGCGGCTACAATCAGTGCCTATCAGCTTGATTCAGAACTGGACAGCGGCTCATCCCTTTGGTCCATTCCCGATGCGAGTGCCAACTATGTGGTAGGACCATTGGGCGTGATCAACTACCTTTCGGATGTGCAGACACACTTGGCTTTGCCCACCATCCAAAATTTGGAAACTGGTCTCATCTTTACGACTATCAGTTCCATTTCGCAGGACTCTTATTATCATCAGTCGCTATATGACTATGGCCAAGTGGAGGACGATCTGACGGATGATGAGGGGTATGGTTATGAGATCCCCCAGCTTGATCTCGGGTCGGAGCGTCCTACATCCGAATCCGATGGAGTGGAGCAGGAGCAAGTGGAGGAGTCTGGTGATTCCCAGCGCTCATCAAAGAGTTACTCCAGCGAGGAGTCGGGATCAGCGGAACCTGTACAAACCGATGAAGAGGTGCCCAGAAAGCGTAGAAAAGTCTCTCGCAAGCGCATCTATAAGGCCGAGCAGGGTTACCTGGTCGAGGAGCCAACCAGCGAACTATCCGAGGATGATACCGCGGAACAGCCATCCATACCCAGAACCTAG
- the LOC119560906 gene encoding cell adhesion molecule-related/down-regulated by oncogenes yields the protein MDPMICDLWSGHIWLLILICFCGFEQSRGFFVDYTENTELIQQRAGFDVKLQCNLQGLVDESMLDDIKIHWYFKQCSENNCHHLESVDEWTALPCEPSLCRPELWLRNVTERYSGLYKCSINPHIWDKAQSVDVQLVRTYQLDVKNTSLAAPEFVDSYPNNKTTLVGSRVVFQCRVHSEEHPTIKWFRRQTYVGTLSAGEASLPTTASNFSTHIVRYNGRTYELLSTDPEKLMAPQIYLSKLILDGVRLRDGGHYACVAISYRGHKIREAFLEVLPVQDDPDQEKEYWSDYDSGDEGVPTSDPREFLLLFLMPLGLALLPLTVWFSYVLYKRCSEGHSDCQRIDSDEDLDTERCVLGGN from the exons ATGGATCCAATGATTTGTGATCTGTGGTCTGGCCACATCTGGCTATTGATTCTCATTTGTTTCTGCGGCTTCGAGCAATCCCGCGGTTTCTTTGTGGACTATACAG AGAACACGGAGCTAATTCAACAGAGAGCCGGGTTTGATGTCAAACTGCAGTGCAATCTCCAAGGTCTGGTCGATGAAAGCATGTTGGATGACATCAAGATACATTGGTACTTCAAG CAATGCAGTGAGAATAATTGTCATCATCTGGAGTCTGTGGATGAATGGACTGCCTTGCCTTGCGAGCCGAGTCTTTGTCGTCCGGAACTGTGGCTCCGCAATGTGACGGAACGGTATTCGGGACTCTACAAATGCAGCATTAATCCTCACATTTGGGATAAAGCCCAATCCGTGGATGTCCAACTGGTGCGCACCTATCAACTGGATGTTAAGA ATACCTCCCTGGCTGCTCCCGAGTTCGTGGACTCGTATCCTAACAACAAGACGACTTTGGTGGGCAGTCGGGTAGTCTTCCAATGCCGTGTCCACAGCGAGGAGCATCCCACAATCAAGTGGTTTCGCCGGCAAACCTACGTGGGAACTCTGTCAGCTGGAGAGGCATCCTTGCCAACAACGGCCTCCAACTTCAGTACGCATATTGTCCGGTACAATGGTCGGACATATGAGCTGCTGTCCACTGACCCCGAAAAATTGATGGCACCCCAGATATATCTCAGCAAGTTGATTCTGGACGGAGTGAGATTGAGAGATGGCGGTCACTACGCCTGCGTGGCCATCAGCTATCGGGGTCACAAAATCCGGGAGGCGTTCCTCGAAGTGCTGCCCGTACAAGATGATCCGGATCAGGAGAAGGAATACTGGTCGGACTACGATAGTGGAGATGAGGGAGTTCCAACTAGCGATCCCCGGGAGTTCCTGCTGCTCTTCCTTATGCCACTGGGATTGGCTCTGCTTCCCCTAACTGTGTGGTTTAGTTATGTGTTGTACAAACGCTGCTCCGAAGGCCACAGTGATTGCCAGCGGATAGATTCGGATGAGGACCTGGACACGGAAAGGTGTGTCCTTGGCGGGAATTAG
- the LOC119560759 gene encoding uncharacterized protein LOC119560759: MDHIPIEMDEESISAMNNVIGKATKSATAKMNQFKNELKKSQDYLISTQGPMEQEIMKEALKIRADEFEEHYKKYIKNNIFDDKEKDSVSDQKSDMEEHQADKIKNRLKEKYEEALKHDEKLEAEAKRSFNDPDSEVVEHQTELKKRHKDQVDLYKVVQEKLMASFKKDMDKLMIKFEAEYSRLSKAHSELMADTPMQPEMDNTDASSTHQP, translated from the exons ATGGATCATATTCCAATCGAAATGGACGAAGAGAGCATTAGTGCAATGAACAACGTTATTGGAAAGGCCACAAAATCCGCGACTGCAAAAATGAACCAATTCAAAAACGAATTGAAAAAGAGTCAGGACTATCTTATTTCCACACAGGGTCCG ATGGAACAGGAAATAATGAAAGAGGCTTTGAAGATCAGAGCTGATGAGTTTGAGGAgcattacaaaaaatatattaagaataaCATATTTGACGACAAAGAAAAAGATTCCGTCAGTGATCAAAAATCGGATATGGAGGAACATCAAGCTGATAA AATAAAGAATCGCTTAAAGGAGAAATATGAGGAAGCTCTAAAGCACGATGAGAAATTGGAGGCTGAAGCGAAGCGCTCTTTCAATGATCCTGATTCTGAAGTGGTAGAACATCAAACTGAATT AAAAAAACGCCACAAGGATCAAGTAGACCTTTATAAGGTGGTGCAAGAAAAGTTGATGGCCAGCTTCAAGAAGGATATGGATAAGCTTATGATAAAGTTTGAGGCGGAGTATTCACGACTCAGTAAGGCCCATTCCGAGTTAATGGCAGATACTCCAATGCAACCGGAAATGGACAATACCGATGCCTCCAGCACTCATCAGCCTTAG
- the LOC119560760 gene encoding protein chibby homolog 1 has protein sequence MPLADFCCPLSICGRLPPFKQSLAMPLFNKKFESKPIPVRQGRCNIGHPLATEELDDFRQISLTLGNKELRFADGIWMHSSRKGDVDDMLRLNKKFRALEEENNMCNLKIEVMLDLLAEHATELGELKPK, from the exons ATGCCACTGGCAGACTTCTGCTGTCCGTTGTCAATCTGTGGCCGCCTGCCACCCTTTAAGCAG TCGCTTGCCATGCCGCTTTTCAACAAGAAGTTCGAATCGAAGCCCATTCCGGTGCGTCAGGGTCGCTGCAATATTGGGCATCCTTTGGCCACCGAGGAGCTGGACGACTTCCGCCAGATCTCCCTGACCCTGGGCAACAAGGAGCTGCGTTTCGCGGACGGCATCTGGATGCATTCGTCCCGGAAGGGCGATGTGGACGACATGCTCAGGCTGAACAAGAAGTTTCGGGCCCTCGAGGAGGAGAACAATATGTGCAACCTGAAAATCGAGGTTATGCTGGATCTCCTGGCGGAGCATGCCACGGAACTTGGTGAACTAAAACCAAAGTAG